The following coding sequences are from one Ooceraea biroi isolate clonal line C1 chromosome 5, Obir_v5.4, whole genome shotgun sequence window:
- the LOC105285195 gene encoding serine protease inhibitor 3/4 isoform X8: MLWVNCDLSSRQRFQFRRSIVIVTFRIFELCVIVIIFARGCQRKVKIRHSLTPKHMCTCDILADVILSMVKAWIEPGASVSCLQNTPASALRNTHISRYFYLQKSFLAFCLIASAMAHPTVSSNPQFQIVSQGANLFSTNFVKAIAKDQQQQENLICSPLSLTVALSMAAVGSAGNTEAQFKEVLKLPASKTESLAGYQTLIDTLNNVENVTLKLANKMFIAENFAVKPEYKQNLQTYYHSDIDSVNFGEPQKAADTINAWCKEKTNDRIDGVVTPNDVGPSTALVLANAVYFKGNWATQFDPLLTSDRPFHVDASTVKNVPTMFRKGNYKFAELPQYEAKCIELPYANKDISMVIILPDKVDGLPALTERLDEVTNECNNLLSRAYEREIEVFLPKFKTEVKMQLGDLLTQKMGLTEPFSDGANFSGISDVPLKISKVIQKAFIEVNEEGSEAAAVTATVLKTFSARRKNNIFLINNPFLYMIVKSTNSETGGRINLFVGYVVEPTV, translated from the exons ATGCTGTGGGTCAACTGCGACCTTTCGTCGCGCCAGCGATTCCAGTTTCGAAGAAGCATAGTAATCgt GACATTCCGCATATTTGAACTGTgcgtaattgtaataatatttgcacGCGGTTGCCAGCGGAAGGTTAAAATTAGACATTCCCTAACACCGAAACACATGTGTACTTGTGATATATTGGCTGACGTAATCTTATCGATGGTAAAGGCGTGGATCGAACCAGGAGCATCTGTCAGTTGCCTGCAGAACACGCCCGCTTCAGCTTTGCGGAATACGCATATATCCCGTTACTTTTACT TACAAAAGAGCTTTTTGGCATTTTGCCTGATTGCATCAGCCATGGCTCACCCAACTGTATCATCCAATCCGCAATTTCAAATTGTCTCCCAGGGTGCCAATCTGTTCTCTACCAACTTTGTTAAG GCTATAGCAAAGGACCAGCAGCAACAGGAAAACCTGATATGTTCTCCTTTGAGTCTTACCGTCGCTCTGAGCATGGCTGCTGTCGGTTCCGCCGGAAACACCGAGGCGCAATTTAAGGAGGTTCTTAAGCTCCCGGCTTCGAAGACAGAGTCCTTGGCTGGCTATCAAACCCTTATCGACACTTTGAAC AATGTCGAGAATGTTACCTTGAAGCTCGCCAACAAGATGTTTATCGCTGAAAACTTTGCGGTGAAACCTGAGTACAAACAGAACCTCCAGACGTACTACCATTCTGACATCGACTCGGTGAACTTTGGTGAACCCCAAAAAGCTGCGGATACCATCAACGCTTGGTGCAAGGAAAAAACCAACGATCGCATCGACGGCGTTGTTACTCCCA ATGATGTGGGTCCATCGACTGCATTAGTACTCGCGAACGCGGTGTATTTCAAAGGCAATTGGGCTACCCAGTTCGATCCATTACTTACCAGCGATCGTCCGTTCCACGTTGACGCCAGCACTGTGAAGAATGTTCCTACCATGTTCAGAAAAGGCAACTACAAATTCGCCGAGCTGCCGCAGTACGAGGCTAAATGCATCGAGCTGCCGTATGCG AATAAGGATATCAGCATGGTGATCATCCTGCCTGACAAGGTCGATGGGTTGCCAGCATTGACCGAAAGACTCGACGAAGTTACCAACGAGTGCAACAATCTGCTCAGTCGCGCTTACGAACGTGAAATTGAAGTGTTTCTACCCAAATTCAAAACTGAGGTCAAGATGCAGCTTGGAGATCTGTTGACCCAAAAG ATGGGCCTTACTGAGCCATTTAGCGATGGTGCTAACTTTAGTGGGATCTCGGACGTACCTTTGAAGATCAGCAAAGtcatacagaaagctttcattGAAGTCAACGAGGAGGGTAGTGAAGCTGCTGCCGTCACTG